Proteins co-encoded in one Malus sylvestris chromosome 9, drMalSylv7.2, whole genome shotgun sequence genomic window:
- the LOC126583252 gene encoding uncharacterized protein LOC126583252 produces the protein MEESAKGQGTVTSLSSLFPVEDAQKAAKRVEDTIAEKQQQLDHLRGFTADNTSLVNLVMKLPDHLHHDIMVPFGKAAFFPGRLVHTNEFLVLLGEGYYAERTSKQTVDILMRRGKELDSQVDSLNAVLADLKFEASFIDSTASEAAEGLVEIKEDYVEESSSDGESELGPLKQDSPSSTGADNTKVSDEDEEYARILARMDELEKEELEAESEMVSEEEQSDNESDENKKIKVDLHQFPDHKSLHQNGKFSEESMPRKPPETNDAIAASKESFIDQRSRSGLTVQSIPEETSSCGNIFPNAMKSKSEKALVPPKVEGVQAVPSPISQVTLQSSKPKFDDQKAFTGSIVERVHNLQIDSRNQTSATSQSSDSQPSKPVSRFRMQRK, from the exons ATGGAAGAGTCGGCCAAAGGTCAAGGAACTGTGACGTCACTCTCCTCCTTGTTCCCCGTAGAAGACGCACAGAAAGCAGCGAAGCGCGTGGAGGACACGATCGCCGAGAAGCAGCAGCAGCTCGACCACCTCCGAGGCTTCACCGCCGACAACACCAGCCTCGTAAATCTCGTCATGAAACTCCCCGACCACCTCCACCACGATATTAtg GTTCCGTTTGGCAAGGCAGCCTTTTTCCCTGGGCGTTTGGTGCACACCAATGAGTTTCTG GTTCTGCTAGGGGAAGGTTACTATGCGGAAAGGACGTCGAAGCAAACAGTGGATATTTTGATGAGGAGGGGGAAGGAATTGGACTCCCAAGTGGATTCCCTCAATGCCGTTCTTGCTGATCTCAAATTCGAGGCTTCCTTTATTGACTCTACAGCCTCTGAGGCCGCG GAGGGCCTTGTGGAGATAAAGGAAGATTATGTGGAGGAAAGTTCTTCTGACGGAGAATCTGAGCTAG GTCCACTTAAGCAAGATTCTCCTAGTTCTACTGGAGCAGACAATACAAAAGTTtcagatgaagatgaagaataTGCTCGTATACTGGCCAGGATGGATGAACTTGAGAAAGAAGAACTTGAAGCTGAAAGTGAGATGGTAAGCGAAGAAGAGCAAAGTGATAATGAAAGTGAtgaaaacaagaaaattaaaGTTGACTTGCATCAGTTTCCGGATCATAAATCTCTTCATCAGAATGGCAAGTTTTCTGAG GAGTCAATGCCAAGAAAACCTCCAGAGACAAATGATGCAATTGCTGCCAGCAAAGAAAGTTTTATCGATCAGCGAAGT CGTTCTGGCCTGACAGTGCAATCGATACCTGAAG AGACAAGTTCATGTGGAAATATATTTCCGAATGCTATGAAAAGTAAATCTGAGAAAGCTTTGGTGCCTCCTAAAGTTGAGGGTGTTCAAGCTGTACCATCACCTATAAGTCAG GTTACTCTCCAAAgttcaaaaccaaaatttgatgaTCAAAAA GCATTTACAGGTTCTATAGTCGAACGTGTCCATAATTTACAGATAGATTCAAGGAACCAAACTTCTGCTACATCACAG TCTTCTGATTCTCAACCTTCAAAGCCAGTTTCAAGATTCAGGATGCAGAGGAAATAG